From Gimesia panareensis, the proteins below share one genomic window:
- a CDS encoding EDR1-related protein, which translates to MPSLRIIITGLLFLCSLCLQALPVTAEVTLIPSGKASVWKYDDNATPPRADWMLRTFDDRPWLSGPAPLGFGDAGLNTTVRFGADPQHKPITTYFRHTFQVPADSKLQQLVLLIRSDDGVVVYLNGTEIARNNLPGGQVTPETTAINALGGVLERLYQSFTLPADRLQPGTNLLAVEVHQANSRSTDLFLDLILRGYQNAEELRPTLKTQEQQAASDYHTKHFIAPQLKISDGYVDGGRGMQLDPQGHARSRRELIVVDRQRDAALKKHLEFARSKEVMSLAPDQRAMKLAQYVDQNMSLDKNNRATMAAVSLLTDEYANQGVLLGDVTQLCGAGVCRHRALLFKILADEAGLDVALVRGNYGDATRHGGHAWNELHLKDGRRMLIDTMQRRIELLTPEGSKTSDRYLTIDNKPWYSKAKAAKENSDTDSD; encoded by the coding sequence ATGCCCAGCTTGCGGATTATCATCACCGGCCTGCTGTTCCTCTGCAGTCTCTGCCTGCAGGCACTCCCGGTTACAGCCGAAGTCACGCTGATCCCCTCGGGTAAAGCGAGTGTCTGGAAATATGACGACAACGCCACCCCGCCGCGGGCCGACTGGATGCTCCGGACTTTCGATGACCGGCCCTGGTTGTCCGGCCCCGCGCCGCTCGGCTTTGGTGATGCGGGCCTCAACACCACCGTCCGCTTTGGCGCTGATCCACAGCACAAACCGATCACCACCTACTTCCGTCACACATTTCAGGTTCCTGCCGACAGTAAACTGCAGCAGCTGGTCCTGTTGATCCGCAGCGATGACGGCGTCGTTGTCTACCTGAACGGCACCGAGATCGCCCGCAACAATCTCCCCGGCGGACAGGTGACACCAGAAACCACCGCGATCAACGCCCTGGGTGGCGTGCTGGAACGCCTGTATCAAAGTTTCACACTCCCTGCAGACAGACTCCAGCCCGGCACCAACCTGCTGGCGGTCGAAGTCCACCAGGCGAACTCCCGCAGTACGGATCTCTTCCTGGATCTGATCCTCCGCGGCTATCAGAATGCAGAAGAGTTACGCCCTACCCTGAAAACACAGGAACAACAGGCCGCCAGTGATTACCACACGAAACATTTTATCGCCCCTCAGCTGAAGATTTCGGACGGTTATGTCGACGGCGGCCGGGGTATGCAGCTCGATCCTCAGGGCCACGCGCGTTCCCGGCGGGAGCTGATCGTCGTCGACCGCCAGCGGGACGCCGCCCTGAAAAAACACCTGGAATTCGCCCGGTCGAAAGAGGTCATGTCCCTGGCCCCGGATCAACGGGCAATGAAACTGGCACAGTACGTCGATCAGAACATGTCGCTGGACAAAAACAACCGCGCCACCATGGCAGCCGTCTCCCTGCTGACCGACGAATATGCCAATCAGGGCGTCTTACTCGGCGACGTCACTCAGCTCTGCGGTGCGGGAGTCTGTCGGCACCGGGCGCTGCTGTTCAAGATCCTGGCCGATGAAGCAGGCCTCGATGTCGCACTGGTGCGCGGCAACTATGGTGATGCCACCCGCCATGGAGGACACGCCTGGAACGAACTCCACCTCAAAGACGGGAGACGGATGCTCATCGATACGATGCAGCGTCGTATTGAACTGCTCACCCCCGAGGGCAGTAAAACCAGCGACCGCTATCTGACCATCGACAACAAACCCTGGTACAGCAAAGCGAAAGCTGCCAAAGAGAATTCGGACACCGATTCAGATTAA
- a CDS encoding IS4 family transposase: MANQQTNSIEACDITGLKYLDRVLPLFKRLRPEGTERDKAGNRQLFYDQYCALQLLYLFNPIVTSLRGLQQASELKKVQRKLGCPRSSLGSLSEAVRVFDPELLREIVGELIEKLPAQKPQDRRLQDLAQTLTAVDGTFLKTLPQITQACFSTRQDKGWQLHTHFEILRGIPVRMDLTDATGRKEGNEKSMLTNVLEKDRCYILDRAYEKYALFNAIVNAGSSYVCRIRGDHIFVEQESRELTAEARAAGVLEDRVGQLGSPKSRRIEHPDHPVRRITVKVTPHPKRGGRRREGASQDLVVATSLLDVPAEIIALIYQHRWQIELFFRFLKHVLGCRHLLSQNPQGIQIQTYCAMIACLLISLITGKKPTLRTYEMLCFYFSGLADEDDLINHINRLQSHETR; the protein is encoded by the coding sequence ATGGCCAATCAACAGACTAATAGCATCGAAGCTTGTGACATCACCGGTCTTAAGTATCTGGATCGGGTTCTCCCGCTGTTTAAGCGACTGCGTCCCGAGGGAACTGAACGTGACAAAGCCGGTAACCGGCAACTGTTTTACGATCAGTATTGCGCACTGCAGTTACTGTACCTGTTCAATCCGATCGTGACTTCTTTGCGCGGATTACAGCAGGCCAGTGAGCTCAAAAAAGTCCAGCGAAAACTGGGCTGCCCGCGGTCTTCTCTGGGATCCCTTTCCGAAGCGGTTCGGGTCTTTGACCCTGAACTGCTGCGGGAAATTGTAGGCGAACTGATTGAAAAACTGCCTGCCCAGAAGCCGCAGGATCGGCGTCTCCAGGATCTGGCTCAGACGCTGACTGCCGTGGATGGCACGTTCCTCAAAACACTGCCGCAGATCACTCAGGCCTGTTTTTCAACCCGCCAGGACAAAGGCTGGCAGCTGCACACTCATTTTGAAATACTGCGGGGAATCCCGGTACGCATGGATCTGACGGATGCCACCGGTCGCAAAGAAGGTAATGAAAAATCCATGCTGACTAACGTGCTGGAAAAAGATCGTTGCTACATCCTGGACCGTGCTTATGAAAAATATGCCCTGTTTAATGCAATTGTGAATGCCGGCAGCAGCTACGTGTGTCGAATTCGCGGTGATCACATTTTTGTGGAACAGGAATCCCGTGAATTGACCGCAGAGGCCAGGGCAGCGGGAGTGCTGGAAGATCGGGTAGGGCAGCTGGGGTCTCCCAAGTCACGGAGAATAGAACACCCTGATCATCCGGTGCGTCGGATTACTGTCAAAGTCACTCCGCATCCTAAACGGGGAGGACGGAGACGGGAGGGGGCAAGCCAGGATCTGGTTGTGGCAACCAGTCTGCTGGACGTGCCTGCTGAGATCATTGCGCTGATCTATCAGCACCGCTGGCAAATTGAATTGTTCTTTCGTTTTTTAAAGCATGTACTTGGCTGTCGTCACCTGCTGAGTCAGAACCCGCAGGGAATTCAGATACAGACTTATTGCGCGATGATCGCCTGTCTGTTAATCAGTCTGATTACAGGGAAAAAGCCGACGCTCCGAACATATGAAATGCTGTGTTTCTATTTCAGTGGCCTGGCGGATGAGGATGATCTGATCAACCACATCAACCGTCTGCAATCCCACGAAACCAGATAG
- a CDS encoding AsmA family protein yields the protein MSQPEKTNTAATRNDSDTEKKKSSFGRTLLILLGVLCLLIWFAPQIISGTSLKNSILPLVLKRYPADIKTGAVTLSWSQPVEFQNIVLQDFEGRPVVHIKQIQTQKTLWELAKDRKQVGNVNVTGVDSYTYVNEQGIANRDFITAVLNKGTKEHPEGEPGKDEGAKSGPRQSLTLHLSDLNLIVVDPEQKETPYLTGMNITVTRPGQRTEPVLVEGNWQEKLDEQAGKTKPAEIAFVASVVNTQQPDASRSGSLKFKSRFFDLKQLTPLVQALSPGAYLDGISNSEMEVKWSGTKEEPRFTVKGNWEAAPFVLGAPEVIGNDEISTDYARGNLDLQAAEGVIDFQRAQAESQLGQLALQGKINWDDLKDPDRREKLAGLLKSRLKLTGNLDLAEAARQLPETVHLKPGMQITSGNVNFELSNYNPKQPEQEADQTWLVALKTSDLTGVNQGREIRWQQPIELLMRVRREAEQFEIQSLRCASDFLKLSGSGNARDLKIQLEANLDLLSQHLEQFVDLQSVALKGKLKGEVDFQIDGQNWETQSYLNFQNVQLAVPDRRGWSEPKLDLTIEGAGKTDEKQLHVERFIVTLFAGDDAFQAKLKSPTTIERKAATDKKQLLPFQIQLRGKIASWADRVRPLGSQDLQLGGDIQFSSAVSFGDQYVVHENTTLDLTNLHVASPSLWIDEPQAELRTAGSWDGKQKTLKLTTLSWRSDALAVNGERIAVQLPRADAPSPALDGSLAFNGDLHQITGWFQNPAGPPAQKFYGNIKGQANVIVNDQARMANWRTTISNFAIEAPRRNDTRVTRAPIASQRNPGWVVSWQEPEIRLEGDTRQNLQEDSISLNQMSIHSEMLDLSAKGKIDHWSTTRNIRLAGEVTYDWENLTPLLRSKLGPDVDIVGRETRPFNLTGPLGSPHSEQLESVALDNIQPRPLYPNTRPLFVPTTRYNDLTGEAGIGWEQANIRGLTSGKTTIEARIKDGQIQITPLDLQVSGGRLRIDPVIRLDVKPAALVFHKGEVIDKFQFTPQMTRNSLRFVAPMIANSTSIQGQFSLNQDFAIIPIEEPKLGEARGTLTIQAAKVGPGPLFDELAGKIDQVLAMININRDGRLIGPNAVFMQVQNQAVHYHMVEGRVYHSPFQVQMKGITITTTGSVGLDESLDLVAEVGFTNLIPQDSEKPLLKTLLSRPLKLPIGGTLKKPKVDMRQVGNYAKQMGVNALDAVLGGGIGSQIQSLFPERTPEEMERIQKEREERRKEREKRREEKRQEKLKRKQGL from the coding sequence ATGTCCCAGCCAGAGAAAACCAATACCGCTGCGACCAGAAACGACTCAGACACGGAAAAAAAGAAAAGCTCGTTCGGCCGCACCCTGCTGATCCTGCTGGGCGTCCTATGCCTTCTCATCTGGTTCGCACCGCAGATCATCTCCGGCACATCGCTGAAAAATTCCATCCTGCCGCTGGTCCTCAAACGCTACCCCGCAGACATCAAAACCGGGGCTGTCACACTCAGCTGGAGCCAGCCCGTCGAATTTCAGAACATCGTACTCCAGGATTTCGAAGGCCGCCCTGTCGTACACATCAAACAGATCCAGACGCAGAAGACACTCTGGGAGCTGGCGAAAGACCGCAAGCAGGTCGGCAATGTTAACGTGACCGGCGTCGATTCCTACACCTACGTCAACGAACAGGGCATCGCCAACCGGGACTTTATCACCGCGGTCCTGAATAAAGGGACCAAAGAACATCCCGAAGGAGAACCGGGCAAAGACGAAGGCGCCAAATCCGGCCCCCGGCAATCGCTCACGCTCCATCTTTCCGATCTGAACCTGATTGTCGTCGACCCGGAACAGAAGGAAACACCGTATCTGACCGGGATGAACATCACCGTCACCCGTCCCGGCCAGCGGACCGAGCCGGTGCTGGTCGAAGGCAACTGGCAGGAAAAACTTGACGAACAGGCGGGTAAAACAAAGCCCGCGGAAATCGCTTTCGTCGCCAGCGTGGTCAACACTCAACAACCCGATGCCTCCCGCTCTGGCTCCCTGAAATTCAAATCCCGCTTCTTCGATCTGAAACAGTTAACACCGCTGGTCCAGGCCCTCTCTCCAGGCGCCTATCTTGACGGGATCTCCAATTCCGAGATGGAAGTCAAATGGTCGGGCACGAAAGAGGAGCCCCGCTTCACCGTCAAAGGTAACTGGGAAGCCGCCCCCTTTGTCCTGGGCGCCCCAGAAGTCATCGGCAACGATGAGATTTCCACCGACTATGCCCGTGGGAACCTCGATCTGCAGGCCGCTGAGGGCGTGATCGACTTCCAACGGGCCCAGGCAGAATCCCAACTGGGTCAACTCGCGCTGCAGGGAAAAATCAACTGGGACGATCTCAAGGATCCGGACCGCCGCGAAAAACTGGCCGGACTGTTGAAATCCAGGTTAAAGCTCACCGGCAATCTGGACCTCGCCGAAGCGGCCCGTCAACTGCCTGAAACAGTCCATCTCAAACCGGGCATGCAGATCACCTCCGGAAACGTCAACTTTGAGCTTTCGAATTATAATCCGAAGCAACCCGAACAAGAGGCAGATCAGACCTGGCTCGTCGCGCTGAAAACCTCCGACCTGACCGGCGTCAATCAGGGACGCGAAATCCGCTGGCAGCAGCCGATTGAACTGCTGATGCGCGTCCGCCGCGAAGCCGAACAGTTCGAGATTCAGTCCCTCCGCTGCGCATCCGATTTCCTCAAACTGAGCGGCAGCGGAAATGCGCGCGACCTCAAAATTCAGCTCGAAGCCAACCTGGATCTGCTCTCGCAACACCTGGAACAGTTTGTCGATCTGCAGTCGGTCGCCCTCAAGGGCAAACTGAAAGGAGAAGTCGATTTTCAGATCGATGGCCAGAACTGGGAAACGCAGTCCTACCTGAATTTTCAAAATGTGCAACTGGCCGTTCCCGATCGCAGAGGCTGGAGCGAACCCAAACTCGACCTCACTATCGAAGGGGCAGGAAAAACCGACGAGAAACAGCTGCACGTCGAACGCTTCATCGTCACGCTGTTTGCCGGCGACGACGCCTTCCAGGCCAAGCTGAAATCCCCGACCACCATCGAACGCAAAGCGGCCACCGACAAAAAACAACTGCTCCCGTTCCAGATTCAGTTGCGGGGTAAAATCGCCTCCTGGGCCGATCGTGTGCGGCCGCTTGGCAGTCAGGATCTGCAACTGGGCGGCGATATTCAGTTCTCCTCTGCCGTCTCCTTCGGAGATCAATATGTGGTCCACGAAAACACAACCCTCGATCTGACCAATCTGCACGTCGCATCGCCGTCCCTCTGGATCGATGAACCGCAGGCAGAACTCAGAACCGCAGGCAGTTGGGATGGCAAACAGAAAACACTCAAGCTGACCACGTTATCCTGGCGCAGTGATGCACTGGCCGTCAACGGCGAACGCATCGCAGTACAGCTTCCCCGGGCAGACGCCCCCTCTCCTGCACTGGACGGTTCGCTCGCCTTTAACGGCGACCTGCACCAGATCACCGGCTGGTTCCAGAACCCCGCTGGACCGCCGGCTCAAAAATTTTATGGAAACATCAAGGGGCAGGCGAACGTGATCGTCAACGACCAGGCCCGTATGGCCAACTGGCGGACGACTATCTCCAATTTTGCAATCGAAGCCCCCCGTCGAAATGACACACGCGTCACCAGAGCACCGATCGCCAGCCAGCGCAATCCCGGCTGGGTCGTCAGCTGGCAGGAACCCGAAATCCGCCTGGAAGGCGACACGCGTCAGAACCTGCAGGAAGACTCGATCTCGCTCAACCAGATGTCGATCCATTCGGAAATGCTCGACCTCTCCGCCAAAGGAAAAATCGACCACTGGAGCACCACGCGCAACATTCGCCTGGCAGGTGAAGTCACCTACGACTGGGAAAATCTGACGCCCCTGCTGCGCAGCAAGCTCGGTCCCGATGTCGACATCGTCGGCAGAGAGACGCGCCCCTTCAACCTGACCGGCCCGCTCGGCTCGCCCCACTCCGAACAGCTGGAATCGGTGGCCCTCGACAACATCCAGCCCCGGCCCCTTTATCCCAATACCCGGCCCCTGTTCGTCCCGACCACGCGCTACAATGACCTCACCGGGGAAGCCGGTATCGGCTGGGAGCAGGCCAATATCCGCGGCCTCACCAGCGGCAAGACCACCATCGAAGCCCGCATCAAAGACGGGCAGATTCAGATCACCCCGCTCGACCTGCAGGTCAGCGGCGGTCGCCTGCGAATCGATCCCGTCATCCGCCTGGACGTCAAGCCGGCGGCGCTCGTCTTCCACAAAGGCGAAGTCATCGACAAGTTTCAGTTCACACCCCAGATGACCCGCAACTCGCTCCGCTTCGTGGCTCCCATGATCGCCAACAGTACGAGCATCCAGGGGCAGTTCTCCCTGAACCAGGACTTTGCCATCATTCCCATCGAAGAACCGAAACTGGGTGAAGCCCGCGGCACATTGACGATCCAGGCAGCCAAAGTCGGCCCCGGTCCGCTGTTCGATGAACTGGCGGGGAAAATCGATCAGGTACTGGCGATGATCAACATCAACCGTGACGGTCGGCTGATCGGTCCCAACGCCGTCTTCATGCAGGTTCAGAATCAGGCCGTGCACTATCACATGGTTGAAGGTCGCGTCTATCACAGCCCCTTCCAGGTCCAGATGAAAGGCATCACCATTACCACCACCGGTTCGGTGGGCCTCGATGAATCACTGGATCTGGTGGCCGAGGTCGGCTTCACCAATCTGATTCCCCAGGACAGTGAGAAGCCGCTGCTCAAAACCCTGCTCAGCCGTCCGCTCAAACTGCCCATCGGCGGCACACTGAAGAAACCCAAGGTCGACATGCGGCAGGTCGGTAACTACGCCAAGCAGATGGGCGTCAATGCCCTCGACGCCGTCCTGGGTGGCGGCATCGGTTCTCAGATCCAGAGCCTGTTCCCCGAACGCACCCCCGAAGAAATGGAACGCATCCAGAAAGAGCGCGAGGAACGCCGCAAAGAACGCGAAAAACGCCGCGAAGAAAAACGACAGGAAAAGCTCAAACGCAAACAGGGCCTGTAA
- a CDS encoding metallopeptidase yields the protein MRHCRIRAPFVFVWLMFIVMTVTWNCESLRAESPAPYFDPVEREIEGWKVDVDPALLSDPHAELGRKALAALGNHLQRVKFIVPAERVAQLQQVRIWLEVKHPKLDRMQYHPNRAWLVANGHDPRLAKHVHIPVAAQLFARNMWAQHPYVVLHELAHAYHDQVLSFDQPKVIEVYTAAKERGLYEKVLSHTGQTVRHYGMNDHKEYFAESTEAYFGVNDFYPFVRAELKTHDPRMYALLEKIWGPVP from the coding sequence ATGCGGCATTGTCGAATTCGCGCGCCCTTCGTTTTCGTCTGGTTGATGTTCATCGTAATGACAGTTACCTGGAACTGCGAGTCGTTACGGGCGGAGTCCCCTGCTCCGTATTTTGATCCGGTGGAACGCGAGATTGAAGGCTGGAAAGTGGACGTGGATCCGGCTCTGTTGTCCGATCCACATGCGGAGCTGGGACGAAAGGCACTGGCGGCCCTGGGAAATCACCTGCAGCGGGTCAAGTTTATTGTGCCAGCGGAACGGGTGGCGCAGTTGCAACAGGTGCGGATCTGGCTGGAGGTGAAGCATCCGAAACTGGACCGGATGCAGTACCATCCCAACCGCGCCTGGCTGGTGGCGAACGGACATGATCCGCGGCTGGCGAAGCACGTGCATATTCCGGTCGCCGCCCAGCTGTTTGCACGCAACATGTGGGCACAGCATCCCTATGTGGTGCTGCATGAGCTGGCGCACGCGTATCACGATCAGGTGCTGAGTTTCGATCAGCCCAAGGTAATCGAGGTCTACACCGCCGCGAAGGAACGCGGCCTGTATGAGAAGGTACTGTCACATACGGGCCAGACGGTGAGGCACTACGGGATGAACGATCACAAGGAGTACTTCGCGGAATCGACCGAGGCTTATTTCGGCGTGAACGATTTTTATCCGTTCGTTCGTGCGGAACTCAAGACGCATGACCCGCGGATGTATGCGCTGCTGGAAAAGATCTGGGGCCCAGTGCCGTGA
- a CDS encoding alpha/beta hydrolase, with protein sequence MNVETQTESTPQPARIWRQSLPGGLLDKPQNGKQMLVYYFSRVFAFYVLAMLMLMIVQRWLIYQPTRVPALSVDQAAAPFGIIHEIATTTSDGLDLKGWHYLAGQVGCDSQAECDAELAKGRPVVILLHGNGGNRLHRVETCRLLASLNLHVFAFDYRGYAENPGSPSQTGLLNDARAFWKYAVRERKIDQSRIILMGESLGGGVATLLASELCQQHTPPAGLILRSTFSSMVDAASYHYPWVPVSWLLWDQYPSQSEISHVACPLLMIHGTEDQIVPYKLGKKLFDAAPPESQTGIPKQLVTIERGTHNGLIYEARLKLFDAYAEFAREIFPPAAAS encoded by the coding sequence ATGAACGTTGAAACCCAGACCGAATCCACCCCGCAACCTGCTCGCATCTGGCGTCAGTCGCTGCCCGGGGGGCTCCTGGATAAACCGCAAAACGGAAAACAGATGCTCGTTTACTATTTTTCACGGGTCTTCGCCTTCTATGTGCTGGCGATGCTGATGCTCATGATCGTGCAGCGCTGGCTCATCTATCAGCCCACGCGAGTCCCCGCACTTTCCGTCGATCAGGCCGCGGCCCCGTTCGGTATCATCCATGAAATTGCCACGACCACCAGCGACGGCCTGGACCTCAAAGGCTGGCACTATCTCGCCGGGCAGGTTGGCTGCGACAGCCAGGCAGAATGCGATGCGGAACTGGCGAAAGGCCGACCGGTCGTGATTCTCCTGCATGGCAACGGCGGGAACCGACTGCATCGTGTGGAGACCTGTCGCCTGCTGGCCAGCCTGAATCTACACGTCTTCGCTTTTGACTATCGGGGCTACGCTGAGAACCCGGGCAGTCCCTCTCAGACCGGATTGCTCAACGACGCCCGCGCCTTCTGGAAATACGCCGTACGTGAGCGCAAAATCGATCAGAGCCGGATCATTCTGATGGGAGAATCACTGGGCGGAGGCGTCGCGACATTACTCGCCAGCGAACTCTGTCAGCAGCACACGCCGCCCGCCGGCCTGATTTTGCGATCCACCTTCAGTTCCATGGTCGATGCCGCCTCGTATCACTATCCCTGGGTCCCGGTCTCCTGGTTGCTCTGGGATCAATATCCCAGTCAGTCGGAGATCTCGCATGTCGCCTGCCCCCTGTTGATGATCCACGGAACCGAAGACCAGATCGTCCCCTACAAGCTGGGCAAAAAACTGTTCGACGCAGCCCCACCCGAGTCGCAGACCGGCATCCCCAAACAGCTGGTGACCATCGAACGGGGAACGCATAACGGCCTGATCTACGAAGCCCGCCTCAAACTCTTTGACGCCTACGCGGAATTTGCCCGCGAAATCTTTCCGCCCGCAGCTGCCAGTTGA